The Brassica rapa cultivar Chiifu-401-42 chromosome A10, CAAS_Brap_v3.01, whole genome shotgun sequence genome segment GTGCAAATGCACACTGAGCACATGCACAAGGCCGGGCCTATTCTGCATACCAAGATTGATTTGTACGTGTATACAACAATTTAATTTCGATATTACTGTGTTCCCAACGAAATGTTATTATGTTGTTGTGTACACACCTTGACGGCTTGAATGTGATACTATCTGCCAATGTCTGAGGTATCCTCATTCCATAGTatcatttatatgtatattaattataaaacattCATGAGAGTTAATCAATTCTTTATTTAAATCATCTTAATTTTAGTTGACTATTTATAAACACGTCTTAAATAAATTCGTTATGAAAATTAATTGTTCTTATTTAATCGAGGAATCAATTTGTTCATATTGTGTTGAATAGCAAATGCTCAATTTTTGAAAAAGTTGCAGGCATGCACTGATGTGCACCCCAACACTTGGAGAaaagaattttcaaaaaaaaaaaagatccaaaACGCATAAGGGCAAATTGGTAAAACTAGAACCACAAAGAAAACGCGAAAACCCTAAAGCTCGTAGCTATAAGTACCTGATTAGTTTCAGTCTTAGGGTGCGCTCTCATTTCAGTTTCGTAGCCGCAAGTCCTCCTCTCAGATTCTTACTTGCAGGTGAGAAAAAACTCTCTCTATAGATTTACAATCTTCTTAGAGTTATCGATGCTGTTTCTGTATTATTGTTTATATCTCCGTTGCTTAGATCCTTATGATAAGCTCTATGTTGACTGTGATTATCGCTTGCTAGAAGCTGTTAAACTGTTCGAGTTTAAGATCTGAGTATTCATCGATCTGTTAGATTATTATGATTCTGATGAAATCGTACTGCGATCTGTTGATTTGTGCTATTGAATCATTTCTTTGATGCGTATGGTTGATCatgttatatatttagttaGATTTAATGTATTGTCGCTAGATCTTTGATTCTATTTTCATAGATTGTAGCAAGTCAATGGATCCGTATTGTATTTTGAATGATTTTATTTCTTCTTGTTCTAATGGTTTGATCGTGTTGTATTGTCATGCAGCTATGGGTAAAGAGAAGTTTCACATCAACATCGTGGTCATTGGCCATGTCGACTCTGGGAAATCGACCACCACTGGTCACTTGATCTACAAGCTTGGTGGTATTGACAAGCGTGTCATTGAGAGGTTCGAGAAGGAAGCTGCTGAGATGAACAAGAGGTCTTTCAAGTACGCGTGGGTGTTGGACAAACTTAAGGCCGAGCGTGAGCGTGGTATCACCATTGATATTGCTCTCTGGAAGTTCGAGACCACCAAGTACTACTGCACGGTCATTGATGCCCCTGGTCATCGTGATTTCATCAAGAACATGATTACTGGTACCTCCCAGGCTGATTGTGCTGTCCTCATCATTGACTCCACCACTGGTGGTTTTGAAGCTGGTATCTCCAAGGATGGTCAGACCCGTGAGCATGCTCTTCTTGCTTTCACCCTTGGTGTCAAGCAAATGATTTGCTGCTGTAACAAGGTGAGCTAACTTCTTGTTTTCTTGTTTACTTCTtatattattttggtttgtttGCTAACAGATGTGTTTAATTTATCTGGATCTCAGATGGATGCCACTACCCCCAAGTACTCCAAGGCTAGGTACGATGAGATCATCAAGGAGGTGTCTTCCTACTTGAAGAAGGTTGGGTACAACCCTGACAAAATCCCATTCGTCCCCATCTCTGGATTCGAGGGTGACAACATGATTGAGAGGTCCACCAACCTTGACTGGTACAAGGGACCAACTCTCCTTGAGGCTCTTGACCAGATCAACGAGCCCAAGAGGCCCTCGGACAAGCCCCTCCGTCTCCCACTTCAGGATGTCTACAAGATCGGTGGTATTGGAACGGTGCCAGTGGGACGTGTTGAGACCGGTATGCTCAAGCCCGGTATGGTTGTGACCTTTGCTCCTTCAGGGTTGACCACTGAGGTTAAGTCTGTTGAGATGCACCACGAGTCTCTTGTGGAGGCACTTCCAGGTGACAACGTTGGGTTCAATGTTAAGAATGTTGCTGTGAAGGATCTTAAGCGTGGGTAT includes the following:
- the LOC103845458 gene encoding elongation factor 1-alpha 1 yields the protein MGKEKFHINIVVIGHVDSGKSTTTGHLIYKLGGIDKRVIERFEKEAAEMNKRSFKYAWVLDKLKAERERGITIDIALWKFETTKYYCTVIDAPGHRDFIKNMITGTSQADCAVLIIDSTTGGFEAGISKDGQTREHALLAFTLGVKQMICCCNKMDATTPKYSKARYDEIIKEVSSYLKKVGYNPDKIPFVPISGFEGDNMIERSTNLDWYKGPTLLEALDQINEPKRPSDKPLRLPLQDVYKIGGIGTVPVGRVETGMLKPGMVVTFAPSGLTTEVKSVEMHHESLVEALPGDNVGFNVKNVAVKDLKRGYVASNSKDDPAKGAANFTSQVIIMNHPGQIGNGYAPVLDCHTSHIAVKFSEILTKIDRRSGKEIEKEPKFLKNGDAGMVKMTPTKPMVVETFSEYPPLGRFAVRDMRQTVAVGVIKSVDKKDPTGAKVTKAAVKKGAK